In Halorussus halophilus, the DNA window GACAACCTCACGCATGCGCTGTCGTCGTCGCTCGTCGCCGCCGCAGGCTACGCCACAGTTCGCGCGCTGGACGTTCACTACGGCGACGTCTACCTCCCGCCGAAGTTCGTGGCTGTCTACATCCTCGTGTTCACGCTCGCGTTCGGCGTCCTCTGGGAACTCCTTGAGTTCGGACTCGACGGGTTGGCCTCGTGGACCGGCACCGACAGCGTCCTCGCGCAGGTCAGTCTGGCCAACACGATGTCAGATTTGGTATTCGATACTGTCGGTGGGTTATTGGTCGCCGTTTGGGGGGCGGCCCACCTGACGAGGGTGTCGAACGCACTCGCGAAGCGAATGGCGACAGAAGGACAATCGGAGTGAGGTTCGGCTACGCTTCGTCTCGTAGACTCGGCACGTCGTCGGGCGTGTCGAAGTCGTGGAAGTGTTCGCCCTTCTCCTTGCTCAGGATGTCCAGCGCGGCGGCACCGCCGTCGCCCGCAGAGATGACTGCCTGCCACTCTTGGTCTCGAATCATCGCGCCGGTCGCGTAGGCGTTCTCGACGCTGGTCTCCATCGAGAGGTCCACGTCGATTGTGTCGTTGTCGTTCGTCTCGACGCCGAGCGATTCGAGGAGTTCCGTGTCGGTCCCCGTCCCGAAGACGACGTAGTCGGCGTCGTACTCGCCGTCGTCACTGGAGACCGTGAAGCCGTCGCCGTCTGTTTCGACGCTCGTGACTTCCTCTCCCACGCGAAGGTCCGCTCCGCGGTCCTCGACTTGCCCGCGGGCGACGTTCATGAACTCGTCTCCGGCGATGCTCCGGACGCCGAGGTAGTTGAACAGGTGGGCTTTGTGCATCCACGTCTCGTCGGTGTCGAAGACGACTGCGTCGAGTCCGTTCTTGGCGGTGAATAGTGCGGCGCTGAGTCCCGCGGGACCGCCGCCGACGATTGCAACTTTCGACATAGGTTATCACACCACGCGAAGTGAATTAAGTGTTGGTCAACCAGTGAGACCCGCCGATTCAGGGAAAGAGTGTGTTTTACTTTGGAGGCCTTCGGATGTCACTGATAAATTGGGAAGTATAACTGTGGTTTCGACTTCCTCGAAAGCCCCCACTCGCTCGCGGTCGTTCAGCGACATATCCGCAAACCGTGCGGATAGGGGTCGCTGAAGCGACCAAGCCCTTCAGGCGCGAGCGAGTGGCCCCTTTCAGTCCCACCTGCCGTTTGTGTAGTCGAGCGTTTCGGAGGTAGGTGTCACCGGGCGGTACCGTCTCACCGCCGAGCGAGTCATACTGTTTCAACCCCTATAGAGGTAGAATGGGGGAGAAAGGAAGCCGATTCACCGACGACCCGATGTGGCGACTCTACTCGGAGTTCGGCGGCCCGAACGCGGGGTACGGTGCGGTCGGCGTGGTCGGGACAGTAATCTCGCGCCTGCTCGGATTATTCCCGGCGTTCGTCGTCGGTCTCACCATCGACGCGGTGTTTCTCGGCAACAGGGTCTACCAACTGCCCGGCGTCCCAACAGCGTGGATTCCGACCGACACGCTGGGGCAACTCGCGTTCTCGATTGGCGTCCTCGTCGGCGCGACCGCGCTCGGCGCGCTCGCTTCGTGGGTGCAGAACTGGGGCTGGAACAGCTTCGCCCAGCACGTCCAGCACGCGCTTCGCGTGTCGGCCTACGAGCGACTCCAGTCGCTCGACATGCCCTTC includes these proteins:
- a CDS encoding NAD(P)/FAD-dependent oxidoreductase; the encoded protein is MSKVAIVGGGPAGLSAALFTAKNGLDAVVFDTDETWMHKAHLFNYLGVRSIAGDEFMNVARGQVEDRGADLRVGEEVTSVETDGDGFTVSSDDGEYDADYVVFGTGTDTELLESLGVETNDNDTIDVDLSMETSVENAYATGAMIRDQEWQAVISAGDGGAAALDILSKEKGEHFHDFDTPDDVPSLRDEA